In a genomic window of Taylorella equigenitalis ATCC 35865:
- the gpmA gene encoding 2,3-diphosphoglycerate-dependent phosphoglycerate mutase translates to MYKLVLMRHGESQWNLENRFTGWADVDLTDTGRKQAKEAGALLKEQGFDFDIAYTSVLKRAIRTLWIALDEMDRMHLPVMKSWRLNERHYGNLQGLNKSETAQKFGDEQVLIWRRAYAIAPDPISNDDERHPRFDARYKDLDQSELPSTECLKDTVARVIPLWEEQISKDIKEGKRVLITAHGNSLRALIKHLDQISDDDIVSLNIPTGQPLVYELDENLKPIKHYYIGDQEAIAKAVAAVAAQGKAK, encoded by the coding sequence ATGTATAAACTTGTTTTGATGCGTCATGGCGAGAGTCAATGGAATCTTGAAAATCGTTTTACCGGTTGGGCTGATGTAGACCTTACAGATACGGGTCGCAAACAAGCAAAGGAAGCGGGGGCATTATTAAAAGAGCAGGGATTTGACTTTGACATTGCCTACACTTCAGTATTAAAGCGTGCCATTAGAACACTTTGGATCGCATTAGATGAGATGGATCGTATGCATCTACCTGTTATGAAGTCATGGCGTTTAAATGAGCGTCATTACGGTAATCTTCAAGGATTAAATAAATCCGAGACAGCTCAAAAATTTGGAGATGAGCAGGTTTTGATATGGCGTCGTGCCTATGCTATTGCTCCAGATCCAATTTCTAATGATGATGAAAGACATCCTCGATTCGATGCTCGATATAAAGATTTAGATCAGAGTGAGCTTCCAAGCACCGAATGCCTAAAAGATACTGTTGCTCGTGTTATTCCTTTGTGGGAGGAGCAAATCTCAAAAGATATCAAAGAAGGTAAGCGAGTTCTTATTACCGCACATGGAAATAGCTTGCGTGCATTAATTAAGCATTTGGATCAAATTAGCGACGATGATATTGTGTCTTTAAACATACCAACTGGACAACCTCTTGTTTACGAGCTTGATGAGAATTTAAAACCAATTAAGCATTACTATATTGGCGATCAGGAAGCGATTGCTAAAGCGGTTGCTGCCGTAGCTGCTCAAGGAAAGGCTAAGTAA
- a CDS encoding T6SS effector amidase Tae4 family protein, with product MSRPQYIDLTKQYPQRSLYKDYITLHKHLGGTAALNLGKEFINTCATRISVALNGAGHTIDSYYLNKIGFQYFSDKNKKPIIYRLDVLVKYLTYKWGKPEISKKILLKILVEIRE from the coding sequence ATGAGCCGACCACAATACATTGATCTAACAAAACAATATCCTCAAAGAAGTTTATATAAAGATTATATTACGTTGCATAAACATTTGGGGGGTACTGCAGCACTAAATTTAGGTAAAGAGTTCATTAATACTTGTGCTACACGTATAAGTGTCGCCCTTAATGGTGCAGGTCATACAATTGACTCCTATTATTTAAATAAAATTGGTTTCCAATATTTTTCAGACAAAAATAAAAAACCGATAATCTATAGATTAGATGTATTAGTTAAATATTTGACTTATAAGTGGGGTAAACCAGAAATTTCTAAAAAAATACTATTGAAGATTTTGGTAGAAATAAGGGAATAA
- the grxC gene encoding glutaredoxin 3 — MANITMYYKPTCPYCMKADKLLREKGVTDIEKINVESDPSAKAEMVSRSGGRTTVPQIFINDEHIGGCDDLVKLNAEGGLDSKLSAESTKGGCTGEGGCCGACGGKGSDETENSNSN; from the coding sequence ATGGCTAATATCACGATGTACTACAAACCAACTTGTCCTTACTGTATGAAGGCGGATAAGTTGTTACGCGAGAAAGGCGTTACCGATATTGAAAAAATTAATGTAGAATCTGACCCCTCAGCTAAAGCTGAAATGGTTTCTCGTTCTGGCGGTCGTACAACCGTACCTCAAATTTTTATTAATGACGAACATATCGGAGGTTGCGACGATTTAGTGAAACTTAACGCCGAGGGCGGTCTAGATTCTAAGTTATCAGCGGAAAGCACAAAAGGTGGCTGCACTGGTGAGGGCGGTTGTTGTGGTGCTTGTGGCGGTAAAGGTTCAGACGAAACCGAAAACAGCAACTCTAACTAG
- a CDS encoding rhodanese-like domain-containing protein, which produces MDFLLHNNNYLFLLAAIGSGILLLLSSRKGGLSSLTPQEAVRLSNTEHAQFIDIRAPEAFQESHIAQSKNFPKSTLESKASTLPKKPLILVCDTGRTAQEAAGILKKLNIENVYTLKDGLTAWKNEGLPLKSKKKSKE; this is translated from the coding sequence GTGGATTTTCTTTTACATAACAATAACTATTTGTTTCTCTTAGCAGCAATAGGTTCTGGCATACTGCTCCTACTAAGTTCACGTAAGGGCGGTCTAAGCTCACTTACACCTCAAGAGGCAGTTCGATTAAGTAACACTGAGCACGCACAATTTATAGACATTAGAGCACCAGAGGCTTTTCAAGAAAGTCATATTGCTCAATCTAAAAATTTCCCTAAATCAACACTCGAATCCAAAGCGAGTACATTGCCAAAAAAACCACTTATTCTAGTATGTGATACAGGTCGTACTGCTCAGGAAGCTGCAGGCATATTGAAAAAACTTAATATTGAAAATGTGTATACTTTAAAAGATGGATTGACCGCATGGAAAAATGAGGGTCTGCCACTTAAATCAAAGAAAAAATCGAAGGAGTAG
- a CDS encoding peptidoglycan DD-metalloendopeptidase family protein — MKWVRAVAFCLGVCVTSALPAQINLTKQQNQVEKQRIALQEKIKKLEQEIEKKETQKDDILDELHKSEKLISEQTKKLQDLEKEGAELKNKLEALKLEEHEQKTALNNRKAELSLQISTQYKSQVSPWATLLSGHDAQKISREMGYLTYVSRAKIRIISAITQDLARISQTLVQINQTQKQLATVQANEKKVKADLIKEQEQYKKSLKNVEKTLAKRRKEAQSLKNDDLRLSQIIEGIETKIQSEREELRKAELAHQQEVLKQALRAEELRKKAQIEAQKAKDIASKAQSTADEAAVQANQATKKLEEARKRISEESAKNIEESHINTEFFNASPEERKRILSEQLREIEIAEAAARQLKDNAEIEEAKAKLARNKAIKAETLLKKAKEDEKRINSKRNATLGSGLQKNSPWPIRGELMANYGQNRVDTGDVWRGILIKASAGAPVKAIASGQVVFSNWVRGFGNLIIIDHGNHYLSVYAYNQSLLSAVGQTVNVGDVIAKVGATGGQVEPALYFEIRSGTQPVDPLIWLAQ; from the coding sequence ATGAAGTGGGTTAGGGCTGTTGCATTTTGTTTGGGCGTATGTGTTACGTCGGCATTGCCAGCCCAAATTAATTTAACAAAACAGCAAAATCAGGTTGAAAAACAACGCATCGCCCTCCAAGAAAAAATAAAAAAACTCGAGCAGGAAATTGAGAAAAAAGAGACTCAAAAAGACGATATTCTGGATGAATTGCATAAATCTGAAAAGCTAATTTCCGAGCAAACCAAAAAACTCCAGGACCTTGAAAAAGAGGGTGCAGAACTTAAGAATAAGTTGGAGGCCTTGAAGCTCGAAGAGCATGAGCAGAAGACTGCATTAAACAATAGAAAGGCCGAGCTATCTTTACAAATTAGTACTCAATATAAAAGTCAAGTATCCCCATGGGCTACTCTTTTATCTGGTCATGATGCACAAAAAATCTCCAGAGAAATGGGATATTTAACTTATGTATCCCGTGCAAAGATTCGCATTATATCTGCAATTACACAGGATTTAGCACGTATATCCCAGACATTAGTTCAAATCAATCAAACTCAGAAACAATTAGCGACTGTTCAAGCCAACGAAAAAAAAGTCAAAGCTGATTTAATTAAAGAGCAGGAACAGTATAAAAAATCTCTTAAAAATGTAGAAAAGACATTGGCAAAGCGACGTAAGGAAGCACAGTCTCTTAAAAATGATGACCTTAGGTTGAGTCAAATTATTGAGGGTATCGAGACGAAGATACAATCTGAACGAGAAGAGCTTCGAAAGGCTGAGCTAGCACATCAACAGGAAGTTTTAAAGCAGGCCTTGCGAGCAGAAGAGCTACGTAAAAAAGCTCAAATTGAGGCACAAAAAGCAAAAGACATTGCCTCAAAAGCTCAGTCAACTGCGGATGAAGCGGCTGTTCAGGCAAATCAGGCTACAAAAAAATTAGAAGAAGCACGTAAGCGTATATCAGAAGAATCAGCTAAAAACATTGAAGAAAGCCATATAAATACAGAATTTTTTAATGCCTCCCCAGAGGAGCGAAAACGCATACTATCAGAGCAGTTACGCGAAATTGAAATTGCCGAGGCTGCGGCACGACAGTTAAAAGATAATGCTGAAATCGAAGAAGCGAAAGCTAAACTTGCTCGCAATAAAGCAATCAAAGCCGAGACACTTCTTAAAAAAGCTAAAGAGGATGAAAAGCGTATTAATTCAAAAAGAAACGCAACCCTTGGATCTGGTTTACAAAAAAATTCTCCTTGGCCTATACGAGGCGAACTGATGGCCAATTATGGTCAGAATAGAGTGGATACAGGCGATGTTTGGAGAGGGATACTAATTAAAGCCTCTGCAGGTGCACCTGTTAAAGCTATTGCTTCGGGACAGGTTGTGTTTTCAAACTGGGTGAGGGGATTTGGAAATTTGATTATTATCGACCATGGAAATCATTATTTAAGCGTTTATGCCTATAATCAGAGTTTGCTAAGTGCTGTTGGTCAAACCGTAAACGTAGGTGATGTGATTGCAAAAGTCGGGGCTACTGGTGGTCAAGTTGAGCCTGCACTGTACTTTGAAATTAGAAGTGGAACTCAACCAGTAGATCCACTTATTTGGTTAGCTCAATAA
- a CDS encoding S41 family peptidase, with amino-acid sequence MKLFKKFLLPIFLGMQFSVWAQLPAQKPPLQTQPSENIEDIDSETSEKYKNTFDYLNYDALGSKITSKAEDEANFKYEELRRFALVFANIKNRYIEKMSDREIVDAAIRGLLDDLDPHTVYLDADDMADLREETDGEFGGLGIEMGMSGGKVKIITPIEDAPASKAGLLPGDLITEINGKETQKMTLSEIVKTVRGEPGTKVHLVVERKGSDKPLIFDITRELVHIDSIKTQLIEDILYIRISQFQQNSYADLVKAVSKVDTPPKALVLDVRNNPGGLLNSAVLISKLFVQTDKPVVTTKGRDGNVEDYASMLSEAYASEDVDQGKLPVWLKTLPMAVLINVGSASASEIVAGAMQDFQRAKIIGNRSFGKGSVQIVINIDEETGMKLTTSRYYTPSGRSIQALGITPDIQVTDTVYGDLFPPAREADLDSHLENEKSISNKAKDELKSESANDEVKTQNKTKGVGFIPPLEKDKKSKASEFKPAKGAKSFKFGSPEDFQLQQAINFLKGKSVVNGPVSK; translated from the coding sequence ATGAAATTATTCAAAAAGTTTTTATTACCTATATTTCTAGGGATGCAGTTTAGTGTGTGGGCTCAATTGCCCGCACAAAAACCCCCATTGCAGACACAGCCTTCAGAGAATATTGAAGATATTGACTCTGAAACTTCTGAAAAATATAAAAACACTTTTGACTATCTTAACTATGATGCACTGGGTTCCAAGATTACGTCTAAAGCTGAAGATGAAGCAAATTTCAAATATGAGGAGTTGCGTAGATTTGCATTGGTATTTGCAAACATAAAAAACAGATATATTGAAAAAATGAGTGATAGAGAAATCGTAGATGCCGCGATTAGAGGGCTACTGGATGATCTAGATCCTCATACTGTTTATTTAGATGCAGATGATATGGCCGATTTACGTGAGGAAACGGATGGAGAGTTTGGCGGTCTTGGCATTGAGATGGGTATGTCTGGAGGAAAGGTAAAGATAATTACCCCCATTGAAGATGCACCTGCATCGAAAGCGGGGTTATTGCCAGGGGACCTAATCACTGAAATTAATGGCAAAGAAACCCAAAAGATGACCCTATCAGAGATAGTTAAAACTGTTAGGGGCGAGCCAGGTACAAAAGTTCACTTGGTTGTTGAGCGCAAAGGTTCGGATAAACCGCTTATCTTTGATATTACTCGTGAACTTGTGCATATCGACAGTATTAAAACTCAACTTATCGAAGATATACTCTACATAAGGATTTCGCAGTTTCAGCAAAATTCATATGCGGATTTAGTTAAGGCGGTTTCGAAGGTTGACACTCCGCCTAAAGCCTTAGTTCTTGATGTACGCAATAATCCTGGAGGGTTACTTAATTCTGCAGTACTTATATCCAAACTTTTTGTTCAGACGGATAAGCCAGTAGTAACTACTAAGGGCCGTGATGGCAATGTTGAGGATTACGCATCTATGTTGTCTGAAGCATATGCGAGCGAGGATGTAGATCAAGGGAAGTTGCCAGTTTGGCTGAAGACATTGCCAATGGCTGTTCTTATTAATGTGGGGTCCGCTTCAGCGTCAGAAATTGTTGCAGGAGCGATGCAAGATTTTCAACGGGCCAAAATAATTGGTAATCGCAGTTTTGGAAAAGGTTCTGTCCAAATCGTTATTAATATAGATGAAGAAACGGGCATGAAACTTACAACTTCACGTTATTACACACCCAGTGGCAGGTCAATTCAGGCTCTCGGCATAACTCCTGATATTCAAGTTACTGATACTGTGTATGGCGATTTGTTCCCACCAGCACGTGAGGCGGATTTAGATTCTCATTTAGAAAACGAAAAGTCTATTTCAAACAAAGCTAAAGACGAACTCAAATCCGAGTCTGCTAATGACGAGGTTAAAACTCAAAATAAAACAAAAGGGGTTGGGTTTATTCCTCCATTAGAGAAAGATAAAAAATCAAAAGCCTCAGAATTTAAACCCGCAAAAGGAGCTAAGTCGTTTAAATTTGGATCTCCAGAAGATTTCCAACTTCAACAAGCTATAAATTTTCTTAAAGGTAAGTCAGTAGTAAATGGTCCAGTCTCTAAATGA
- a CDS encoding NAD(P)H-dependent glycerol-3-phosphate dehydrogenase codes for MFTYRTLVIGAGSWGTALATLASLKGEVLLWSRDCKQVEAINSTHHNPSYLSEFPIQDRVRGTCSFEEAKDFLTGDADGFLVILALPVAGMRDGVIQWSKWLPADIPIVWTCKGFESDTGLLPHEIIAKESGFTEVGVLSGPSFAKEVIQGLPVALTVATASDMVIEIATNVLHNGSCRVYGSSDVVGVEVGGALKNIIAIACGISDGLGLGLNARAALITRGLTEMSRLGVAMGALHSTFYGLTGMGDLVLTATGDLSRNRQVGLAIASGRSLEDILSSGLTAEGVRCAQITLSKANELGVALPITEAVCDVLFGGVQPLDAVRKLLIRDAKSE; via the coding sequence ATGTTCACTTACAGGACTTTGGTCATAGGAGCTGGTAGTTGGGGTACAGCCTTGGCTACATTAGCTAGCTTAAAGGGCGAAGTTCTTCTATGGTCACGTGACTGTAAGCAAGTAGAAGCAATAAATTCCACACATCACAACCCTAGTTATTTGTCAGAATTTCCTATTCAGGATAGGGTACGAGGTACCTGTTCTTTCGAAGAAGCTAAGGATTTTTTAACTGGTGATGCTGATGGATTTTTAGTCATATTAGCATTGCCAGTTGCGGGCATGAGAGATGGTGTAATCCAATGGAGTAAGTGGTTGCCTGCAGATATCCCCATAGTATGGACATGTAAGGGATTTGAATCGGATACAGGATTGTTGCCTCATGAGATTATTGCTAAGGAAAGCGGTTTTACTGAAGTTGGTGTTCTTTCTGGACCGTCATTTGCAAAGGAAGTAATTCAAGGGTTACCCGTTGCTCTTACTGTTGCGACTGCTAGTGATATGGTCATTGAAATCGCTACAAATGTTTTGCATAACGGGTCATGTCGCGTGTATGGCAGTTCTGATGTTGTTGGCGTAGAGGTCGGCGGGGCACTTAAGAATATTATTGCTATTGCATGTGGTATAAGTGATGGACTTGGGCTTGGGCTTAATGCTCGTGCGGCATTGATTACACGTGGTTTAACTGAAATGTCACGATTAGGCGTAGCCATGGGGGCTTTGCATTCGACGTTTTATGGTCTCACTGGTATGGGCGATTTAGTACTAACTGCTACAGGTGATTTATCAAGAAATCGGCAAGTTGGTCTAGCCATTGCATCGGGGCGAAGTTTAGAGGATATCCTGAGTTCTGGGCTTACGGCAGAGGGTGTACGTTGTGCTCAAATTACTTTATCTAAGGCTAATGAGTTAGGAGTAGCATTGCCAATTACAGAGGCAGTTTGCGATGTTTTATTTGGTGGTGTTCAACCACTCGATGCGGTACGCAAATTATTGATTCGCGACGCAAAATCTGAGTAA
- the secB gene encoding protein-export chaperone SecB gives MSEENKNLNQENAQSNGSTESADQSRGEPSIRKIGEDKPQEQQKSFTLQRTYLKESSLEMPNAPHIFMAEENPQYEISVNIGAEPLSDRFFHSLVRATVHAKIGQHTLYMLEGTQAGIFEITGFEVQEIDQLLGIVCPANLFNYLRVNLADMVTRTGLPQLNLADINFQALYEQNLQARIQEAQKQQAAQQGESAGASGATPGTQGSQAPN, from the coding sequence ATGTCAGAAGAAAACAAAAACTTAAATCAAGAAAACGCACAATCTAATGGTTCTACAGAATCTGCAGATCAATCTCGTGGCGAACCTTCTATCCGTAAAATTGGCGAAGATAAACCACAAGAACAGCAAAAATCATTTACTCTACAAAGAACATATTTGAAAGAAAGCTCTCTTGAGATGCCTAACGCTCCACATATTTTTATGGCAGAAGAAAATCCTCAATACGAGATTTCAGTAAATATCGGAGCAGAGCCTTTGTCTGACAGATTCTTCCATTCGTTAGTTCGTGCTACTGTGCATGCAAAAATTGGTCAACACACGCTTTATATGTTAGAAGGCACTCAAGCTGGTATATTTGAAATTACTGGTTTTGAAGTTCAAGAAATCGATCAATTGCTTGGTATCGTATGTCCTGCTAACTTGTTCAATTACTTGCGCGTAAATCTTGCTGATATGGTTACACGTACAGGTCTTCCACAACTTAATTTAGCTGACATAAACTTCCAAGCTTTATACGAGCAAAATCTACAAGCACGTATCCAAGAAGCTCAAAAACAACAAGCCGCACAGCAAGGTGAATCTGCTGGAGCTTCGGGAGCAACTCCTGGAACTCAAGGTAGCCAAGCACCAAACTAA
- a CDS encoding DUF2778 domain-containing protein produces MLICRFEINSSKKSAKLICPGIGTFEAFTGKEPYTNRLECAHITYAPIPPGSYWIVDRPLGHYKETLKYFGINPKPTLKDDWFALFRVDNKIDDFTTYNSNERSLFRLHPKVGRGASLGCITLTYKSEFDFLRAKLLNQEPMNIPNTSIRTYGIILVRALDSIKNVC; encoded by the coding sequence ATGCTTATTTGTCGATTTGAAATCAATAGCTCCAAAAAATCAGCTAAGTTGATTTGTCCTGGTATTGGTACATTTGAAGCTTTTACTGGAAAAGAACCCTATACCAATAGATTGGAGTGTGCTCATATAACCTACGCTCCTATTCCTCCAGGTAGTTACTGGATTGTTGATAGACCTTTGGGACATTACAAGGAAACTCTTAAGTATTTCGGTATTAATCCCAAACCAACACTGAAAGATGACTGGTTTGCTCTATTTAGAGTCGATAATAAAATTGACGACTTTACGACTTATAATTCAAATGAAAGAAGCCTTTTTAGACTCCATCCCAAGGTTGGAAGAGGTGCTTCATTAGGTTGTATAACCCTTACATATAAAAGTGAATTTGATTTTTTAAGGGCTAAGCTTTTAAACCAAGAGCCGATGAACATTCCAAACACAAGCATCAGAACATACGGGATCATTCTTGTTAGAGCTCTAGATTCTATTAAAAACGTATGTTAG